The proteins below come from a single Molothrus ater isolate BHLD 08-10-18 breed brown headed cowbird chromosome 3, BPBGC_Mater_1.1, whole genome shotgun sequence genomic window:
- the LOC118685461 gene encoding uncharacterized protein LOC118685461, whose translation MARSQTHLVATYLLWATLTTSCSAWTLPQPKPNVWRTLAEALGQDHLCLNTAAAEDPMASCLVGIPLPPSQLPSPFNYIYSFRTTPESPTAFWNAWRDHLRLQPTLEVNPPELHLLGSALAPVCLIFRYIPSPGNPLYFREAPGSQHPPSASLQYPRTLTLLNPSNASYLPNQWCKRIEKIPLATSPNDKAVTLPHGLFLICGNRAWAGIPSNPIGGPCALGRLSLFTPNLTHIMDWQNKSASLNSTFNSVRTKRDLKNLDEGCDSVIEHWDRTKATALTVLLPWVAIAKSLGELGRLECWVVKQANLTSAALTDLLYDEKVTRQATLQNRAAIDFLLLLHQHKCEEFEGLCCLNLSSRAEDARVSIERMQNHLENIKAQTTDWLGDMFRGWGFSNWAVAILKPIVYLCFSLIFVLLAASILWKVLKNFINRALSSPEVLRLQAPPNSPEENSWEDPDEGDSMEPVDQELPYEDSEFEP comes from the coding sequence ATGGCACGGTCCCAGACACACCTAGTTGCCACCTACCTCCTTTGGGCCACGCTCaccaccagctgctctgcatggacTCTCCCCCAGCCGAAACCTAATGTTTGGCGGACTCTCGCGGAAGCCCTGGGGCAAGATCACCTTTGCCTGAACACGGCGGCAGCAGAAGACCCGATGGCGTCTTGCCTCGTGGGGATCCcgctccccccttcccagcttccctcccctttcaatTATATTTACTCCTTCAGAACTACCCCGGAATCCCCCACTGCTTTTTGGAACGCCTGGAGAGACCACCTCCGCTTACAACCTACTCTTGAGGTGAACCCTCCAGAGCTCCATTTGCTCGGCTCTGCACTTGCCCCAGTTTGCCTCATTTTTCGATATATCCCCAGCCCCGGTAATCCTCTATATTTTAGAGAAGCCCCGGGTTCCCAACACCCCCCCTCTGCCTCACTCCAGTATCCACGCACTCTGACCTTGTTGAACCCCTCCAATGCCTCCTATCTCCCGAACCAATGGTGCAAACGCATTGAAAAAATCCCTCTAGCCACCTCCCCGAACGACAAAGCAGTGACCCTTCCCCATGGTTTGTTCTTAATTTGCGGAAACCGAGCTTGGGCGGGAATCCCATCTAATCCTATCGGGGGACCATGTGCATTAGGCCGGCTGTCCCTGTTTACACCCAACCTGACCCATATTATGGATTGGCAAAATAAAAGCGCAAGCCTCAACTCGACCTTCAATTCGGTACGTACCAAAAGAGATCTAAAGAATCTAGATGAAGGCTGCGACTCTGTGATTGAACATTGGGACCGTACAAAAGCGACTGCCCTCACAGTTTTACTCCCTTGGGTAGCGATCGCTAAGTCACTAGGCGAATTGGGCCGCCTAGAGTGTTGGGTTGTAAAACAGGCCAATCTTACGTCAGCCGCCCTAACGGACCTCCTTTATGATGAGAAAGTCACGAGGCAAGCCACGCTCCAAAACAGAGCCGCCATcgatttcctcctcctgttacACCAGCACAAGTGCGAGGAGTTtgaaggtctctgctgcctcaacCTCTCATCCAGGGCTGAAGACGCGAGAGTCTCCATTGAGCGCATGCAAAATcatcttgaaaatattaaagcgCAAACTACCGACTGGCTGGGGGACATGTTCCGCGGGTGGGGGTTTTCAAACTGGGCAGTGGCCATCCTGAAGCCAATcgtttatttatgtttttcacttATATTTGTGTTGCTCGCTGCCTCAATACTATGGAAAGTactgaaaaactttattaaccgaGCCCTCTCCTCTCCGGAAGTCCTCCGACTCCAAGCACCCCCTAACtcaccagaagaaaactcttGGGAGGACCCTGACGAAGGAGATAGCATGGAGCCTGTAGACCAAGAACTGCCCTATGAGGACAGCGAATTCGAACCTTGA